CTTAATCTTTGACTGGTAATAAAACCAACGCAAAATGATCCAAATATTGAAATAATGAAGTTATTATCTATCAATAATCTTAAAAAAGTAGCTATATAACAAGCTAAAAGAATATAAATACAACTTTTTATTTTCACTTTAAACAAATTGAACAAGAAAGTACCCTAAATAAAAACAAAGAAAAGAAACGATTATTACTTCGATATAGTGAAAAAATAATCTTAGAAATTTCCTCTTCTTAAATAGGAGAAATAGTTGATATATAAAGGAAGAAAATGTACTAAAACATCCTAAAAAACCAGTATAAAATAACAATAATTTGTCGTTATTCATGAAATTCAATGCTACTAAAATTCCTAAAAAAAATGATGCTATAAAATTTACTATTGAAGTATTTTGAATATCAAAACCTATGTTTTTCTTGAAATTATTTTGTATGAATATTCTCAGTATTAATCCAAAAGTACTTCCAAATAAAATGCCACTTAATGAAGTAAAATCCAAAAATTTATATTTTTATCCACCCTTTCTTAATCTGATTAGGATCATCTATAAATTTATTAGAAGCTAATTCAACCCTTAACCAAATTTCACTTTCGCTGACTTTCCAATTCCGTAACACTGATAATGTTGTACCTATATCAAGAATTAATAATTGTTTAGCATGAATTTCAGGACAAGAATAAAGAGAAGTATTGGAATTCAATATAATTTCCTTTGTATTTTCAGGAAACTTATTTTCATTTAAATTTTTTTGAATTCCCCCAGCGGGTAATGTGATTGGAGCAATTAGTGCAAAAGTAATTAAGCAAAAATTCTTGAGAATATTGCTAATCATATATCTAAAGTTGCCATATCTAAATTGCTACTATGAGTTTCAATAAATTCTCTTCTTGGTGCAACTTTATCTCCCATTAATATATTAAATATTCTGTCAGCTTCAAGTGCATCTTCAATTTCAACCCTTTTCATCATCCTAGTTTGAGGGTTCATAGTGGTATCCCATAATTGTTTTGGCATCATCTCACCTAATCCCTTAAATCTTTGAATATTATAATTTGCATTTTCTCCAAAACCTGCAATTGTATCCTTTAATTGATTCTCGTTATAACAATATTTATGATTCTTACCTCTTTCAAGTTTATAGAGGGGAGGACAAGCGATGTATATAAAACCTTTCTCAACCAGTTCTCTTTGATATCTATAAAAAAATGTCAATAATAAAGTTCTTATATGAGCACCATCGACATCAGCATCCGTCATAATTACAACCCTGTGATATCTCAAGGAACTCACATCGAATTCCTCTCCTTTTATTCCTAATCCTAGAGCTGTTATTAATGACTGAATTTCTGTATTTTTATATATTTTAGTATCATCAGTTTTTTCAATATTAAGAATTTTACCCCTTAAAGGCAAAATAGCCTGAAAATTTCTATCTCTTCCTTGTTTAGCGGACCCTCCAGCAGAATCTCCCTCCACAATATAAATTTCTGATTCTGAGGGATCTCTAGAACTACAATCTGCTAATTTACCAGGCAAAGTAGAGCTTTCAAGAACACTTTTTCTTCTAACTAATTCTCTAGCCCTTCTTGCAGCCTCTGCTGCATTAAATGATTGAATTGCTTTTTCAAGAATCAAGTCTAAAATATTAGGATTGAATTCCAT
This window of the Prochlorococcus sp. MIT 1314 genome carries:
- a CDS encoding fluoride efflux transporter FluC codes for the protein MDFTSLSGILFGSTFGLILRIFIQNNFKKNIGFDIQNTSIVNFIASFFLGILVALNFMNNDKLLLFYTGFLGCFSTFSSFIYQLFLLFKKRKFLRLFFHYIEVIIVSFLCFYLGYFLVQFV